A window of Halobacillus naozhouensis genomic DNA:
GAACAACCATGATATTAGAAAAGGTCGAGGCAGCTTACAAGATACAGCTGCTGCCTATAAACCAGCCTTATTTACAGTAAGCTTTGAGCATGATCTGCTTTATCCAAAAGAACTGATTCAGCCCTTCTCCCATCATGCGTTAAATGGGGAACATTATCATGTGAAAACAGATTATGGACATGATGGATTTCTCGTGGAATTTGGAGAATGGGGAGCATGGATAAGTGATAAATTGAACGAGGAGGGAACTAACTATTGACTATTAAAGCAGCCATATTGGGATTTGGGACAGTCGGAGAGGGAGTCTATCAAATCCTGCAAACGAAACGAGACCATTTAACCAAATTAGCAGGAGCCCCTATCGAACTATGCGGCATCCTCGTAGATAACTTGTCTAAAGAACGCGAGCTCCCCCATTCTGTTTTCGTCACGGATCAATATGAGCAGATTCTTGCCCAGAAGCCTGATGTGATCTTTGAAGCCATCGTCGGCGAAGAACCATGTTTCTCCTATTTAACAAAAGCTGTTGATCGACACATCCATGTCGTTACAGCGAACAAAGTGATGTTTGCCAAATACGGAACCCGTTTATTGGAGCAGGCTGCCCAAAAAGTAGGAATTGGCTACGAAGCGACGACAGCGTCCGGCACGCCTATCCTTGGAACCATCACAAGGCTCCTCCAGGCAAATTCAATCACGAAAATAGAAGCGATTTTAAACGGGACAAGTAACTATATTCTTTCATCCATTCAGAATGAAGGAAAAGGTTTTCAGGAAGCGTTAGAGGAGGCTCAAAAACGAGGATTTGCCGAGGCTGACCCGACGAATGACATTAAAGGTTACGATGCCTTTTACAAATTAATGATTCTGAGTCAGCTTATCTATCAAAGCCAGCCAAGCTGGGAGTCGGTTCCCTGTGAAGGAATTGATCATATAACCGCAGATCAATTCAATGATGCTCAACAACAGGGAAATAAAATTCGTCATATCGCTTCGATTGAAGAAGTAAATGGTGAACTTCATGCCAGTGTAAAACCGCAAGTCCTGTCTCCTTCTCACGGGCTTCATTCGATAGATGGAGTTGATAATGCCATTCATCTTTTCGGAGATTTAGTTGGTCCTTTGACGCTCAGAGGACCAGGAGCAGGCCAATTAGCGACAGCCAGCGCCATGGTGGAAGATTTTCTTTATATTTGGCAATCTTACCCGGCCAAACAACTATTATATTAAATAAGAGCCCTTGACGAAGCTGCGTCAAGGGCTCTTATTTGTTGTCTATAATGCACTTACTGGTACAAAACTGTACCCTTGTGCCGTTAACTCCTCAAGTATAATTTCTAAGGCTTCTGGTGTAACAGAATGAAGGCTGCTTAAGACAATAATGGAGCCATCTTCCACCTTGGAAATCACTGCATGAGCAATTTCTGAAGCATTCGTTAAGTTCCAGTTTTCGGTAGTATTAATAGTCCAGGGAATCACCCTATATTGGTCTTTAAAAGCTTCTGAAAGCTTTCCACCAAACGGCAAACGCACAATCTTGGTATTCACACCCGTTACCTCATGAATCAACTGTTGGGTTTTATCCAACTGAGCTTCCCGCTGACTATCAGAAAGACGCCCAAAACTTGGATGATCCCATGTATGGTTACCGATCACATGCCCCTGTTTCACTACTTCTCTAGCTGCTTCAGGGTAATGCTTAAGTCGTTTTCCTATCATAAAAAAGGTGGCGCTGGCGTCATACTTCTCTAGCATGTCTAAAATAAGGGGCGTTCTTTTTGGATGTGGACCATTGTCAAAGGTGAGTGCTACTTTCTTTTCGACTGCACGTTCAGGTGCCTGATCCGATTTCTTAATCTTAGGAAAAGAAGTTTTATCCTTCTTCTTCTCTGCAGTTTGTACAACTTTTTGTGCATATTCTGGTAATAATATATCGTTCAGCTCGTGTTTATCTATAGATACCTTCGATGTGCTCGTGTTCCATCTCTTTTGGTCTTCATTAGTTAGGTACACAACTAGAGAACTTCCCGTCAGTGCTGTATTTTCAATACTGACAGACGTGTGCCCTGTTTCGTTTTGCGTCCCAAGTTCTTCTTTTGCTTCCTGGGCCAAGACTTCTTTATAATTGGTATCCTTTTTAAATAAGTTCTTCAGTTCCAAAAGCTTGCCACTTGATTTATCAAAATTCATGACGGTACGGCTTACATCCACCTGCTTTTGCCCAACGTCTGCTGTCTCTATAAATTCAACGACAAATACTTTTTCATTCTGATACACGACATCAAAATCAATATGCAATTCATGTACAGATTGCTCTTCACTAGTTAAAACTACTTCATAACTTCTCTTTTTAAAGGCATCTTTCTTCTGATTCACGTAATCTATAATCACCTGATCGATTTGGTCATTTGGCGTTTGCGGATAATGAATAGTGATATGATATTTTTCATACTCTTCTATATCACTAACCATGGATACGTCATAGTAGCTCGCAGGATCGGAAGCCACCTTGACAGAACCTTCATTTGCATCTGCTATAAAAATAGAACAAGCCGTCAAAATCAACAATAAACTAAGGAGTGCTATATATATATTTAGTCGTCTCATAACCTTCCCTCTTCACCGTAATAAACTCACACCTTAGTGTAACATAAATGTAATAATAAAATAATATATTTGTTATGTTCCGGCTATTCTGTTAATTTAGAGGGTCGTACGAATATCCCATAGTTCTGGAAAGAAACGGTGGTCTAATACTTTCTTTAAATATCCTACACCTGATGACCCTCCTGTCCCCGTTTTGTGGCCAATAATTCGCTCTACTGTTTTCATATGCCTGAAACGCCACTGCTGAAACCAATCTTCAATATCCACTAACTTTTCTGCCAACTGATAAAGATCCCAGTACTTATCGACATCCTTATACACTTGTTCCCAGGCTTTTTCCACTGTAGCATCAGACTGATAAATGGTTGTATAGTCCCGATTAATGAGATCAGGATTAATTTTGAATCCCGCTTCGACCAGCCTTTCAATGGCTGCATCATATATACCTGGAGCTTCATAAGCATTTTTAAGTTCTTGATGGAGTTCAGGATCCTTTTCATAAATCTTTAATACATGTGGTGTTTTATATCCTAACGCAAATTCAACCATACGGTATTGGTAAGATTGGAAACCAGACGCCTGCCCTAAATCATCCCGAAACTGGATATATTCAGCAGGAGTTAGTGTGGATAGAACATCCCAGGCGTGGATAATTTGAGTTTGTGTCTTTGATACCCTCGACAACATCTTCAGTGCTTCCTGGATCTCCCCCTCCCTAATCAGATCAATGGCCGCCCTTAACTCATGTAAAATAAGTTTCATCCATAACTCACTCACCTGATGTATGACTATGAACAACATCTCATCATGATGTTCAGAAAGTCTATTTTGGGAAGAAAGTAGCCGGTCAAGGTTTAAATACTCGCCATAAGTCATTCTTTCTTTAAAATCTGTATGTACATTTTCATTCGTTTTCGAATCACCGTTGCTCATCTTAATCCCCCTATGTTAATATCCCGCGATCTGGAATATGATTGGCCGTAATGGGTAAAAATTCCGTATGCACTAATCCCTCGTACATGAGTAAAGTTCCTAGTAAAGGATGATCCACATGGACGTGAACGCGAAATGCTTTCTGTTTCTCGTCATAATGCTCGTACAAGGATGTCCGTGGACCATTGAAAGAGAACTTGTCTGCTACTCTCATCTCCCGGGAGTGCATGAGTAATCCGCCTTCTCTTGTCACATCAAGATCCATCTGTGTCGATAAGCAGCCTGACTTGCCTAAATCGTCTATTAATGATTGCTTTTCATTGTCAAAAGACATAACGGCATCAAACCCACGAATCGCATATGGGAAGAAAAAGCGGCGAATATAGCTAATTGATTCTCGGCCCCGTTCATCCACATAAGCATAGTTTTCCAGGGTAAAAGGAACTTCTTTACCCCTCTCTGCAAAAATAAGATGATCTTTTGATCCTATGCTTAAAAAGGGACGGAGAATGAGAGGAGTCCCCCGGATTTCTGTCATACGTCCTTGACCTAGGACCATTAATTTTTGATCACTCGTTAAACCAAATTTCTTTTGCAACTCAGGGTGCAGTCGGTCGAATTTTTCACCTAACGCTTGCTGATAAATGGATTTCAAGTGGATCTTCCTCCTTATAAAGTTATATGTAGGTGGGCTTCACTAAGCAGCCCACATTTAATCACATGACTTCTTCAGCAAAATCACTGATCGAATAGCCCTTTCGCTGTTTCATCAGCCATCCTTGCTTTTCTAATTGATTAAACAACCGTTGTATATGCTTCGGCGGCCACTCAGCCAACAGGCCGAACCAGCGGGTTTCATGAAGTTGGAGGCGCCGAAGTTTATTGGTTGATTTACCTGCAAGTACTTGAACTAGTGTATGGGCAGGGTGATCTGTACCGTAATAGTGAACTAAATCAAGAACTTGTTGAACAGCTGAGTAGCTTAATTCATGACCTTTGATCGTAATAATTATATCTTCCTCCGTGTATTCCGCTTCATCAAGCCGTACTTGCAGCTGATGAAGCAGGTCCACAGCCTTTGCATTCACCTGGTCATCCATTTGATTTCTCCAGGCTAGTAGTTGTTTGAATAGGACCACATCGCTTAGTTCTACCCTCGAAAGCCATATTAAGAGCGACTCTGAACCTCTTTGAGGAAGTGTTGAACAGGAGAGCTTATGGTGCATTTCAAGCAAAGGATAAGCGTTGGCGACGGCTGCATCCTCTTGATACCTTTCGATTTGTCTGGCTACAGAAAGGGCCTCATCTAAAGTATGCTGCACAGGACGAAGCTTCCCTTTCATGTTGATTAACTCTTGAATTTGGTGGGTGAGATCCTTGTTTTGGGCTGCAATCTCATTGAATTGATGTTCAATCGTTTCAATTCGCTTGCGGGCACGCTCCACATGAAATTCTTCCTGTAACGTAACTTGATCACTATCAAGATGATAGTAAACCGTATAATCACAGTGATCACATCGGCAGCCGACAGTCCGTTTAGTGGAATAGAACCCCAATTGCTTATCATGCCTGCACATTTCCATCCTTCCCGTAAACCACTGCTTTGGAAAAGTTCGAAATGGCCTCATCACAATAGTAACATGGTCTCTCCACATAGCTACATCTTCCGGGTATTTGAGTTGGGAAAGTAAAGCGGATTGATTCATTTGTTCCACAGCTTCTATTACATCGCGCTTGCTTTGGGTCAATTGTACGAGCGGATGCTTATCGAAGCTGGCAGCTATTTTAGTTAACCAATAGTCTCTTGAATGCTCTGCAATTTCAGCTACAAACAGGTGGTCTTTAATCACTTCAATCAAATGTTGTTCCAATTTCTCTGATGATAAATGAGTAATATTTGTGTCGTATAGAAACCGCTTATCGAAAGGCAGACCATCTTCCCCGGTAAGTTCAGTCCAAAGAAATAATTCTGGTCTAATTAAATAAGGGTTTAACGTATCATCTTTAATAAAAGAAACAGGTAAAACAGTGTTCCCTTCAACTGATAAATAACGCTGCAGCCGATCTAATGGTAATGATCGGTGCTTTACTTGATCGGCGATCACTTCATTAATTCGCGACAGCAATCCACGTTCGAACTTATGACCGATAGAGCGTATTTGTTTGTTCATGTTTCCAATAGGAGTAAGGATAATGTACGGGTAGCGATCGTTCTTGTAAGTCATACTTTCTGGCAGTCCCATAATGATTTCCCCTTTTAGAATTGAAGGATATACTACTATTATAGAAAAAGTATGTAAACTTACCAATAATTATTGTAATTTTGGGCTTATTCTTGCATCTTCCTTACTTTTATCACCCGAAAATGATGTAAGTTTTTAATTATACGGACAGAATTTCGACAGGATAATCCAGAAACAGACCAGATTCAATCACTCCAGGCAAGGCACTGATCTCCCTTTCCATATTTGAGGTAATCTCCTCAAATTTAACATCTAACAAAACGTTTCCTGCTTCCGTTATAACAGGGCCGTCCTTTGATGCCGCCATCCGCAAACTTACGGCTTCAGTACTAAAGGCTTCATACAGTTTCGTTTCGACGAGATGAATCGCCCGAGGATCAATTTCAATGGGTACGGCAAAGGCAGCCCCGAGTTTCGATACAAATTTACTTTCATCTACGAGAATATACGTTTTCTGCGCACTGGCCATGACAAGCTTTTCAGCAAACAATGCACCTCCGCGCCCCTTAATAAGCCTTTTCGTGCCATCGACTTCATCTGCTCCATCAAATCCCCAATCAGGCCTCGCTGCAGTTAAAGCCGTTACAGGAAGTCCGAGAACTGTACAATTAAGAGCCGCTTCTTTAGAGGTAGGAATCGTCTGAACGTTCATCCGCTCCTTTTTCACTCGCTCAGCGATTGCTTGTAAAGCTAGAAAAGCTGTAGAGCCTGATCCCACACCTATCACATCTCCATCTTTTACAAAATCACTCACTTGTTCAGCTACCTGCATTTTGTCCGATTGATTTGAAATTTCTCCAGACCAATTCAGGATGTTAGCTAATGAATTATTCCACGTCATTTCGATCACCTCGTCTACCTTGTTATTCCCTAAATCCTTATAAAAAAACAGGCTCAACCTCTTCAAGTGAATGGATTTCATAATTCTCAGCCATTGCACGGCGAGGGGTTTGGTAAGTAGTAAAGGAAGCACCTTCCAAGTTTAGGTAAGTAGAAAATTTGAAATAACTGTTACTAATTTAAAGGTCAGGATTGTTGAATAACGGTACAAGCGATTTCAGCCCATTGATGGATGAGTATATCCGTTGAAGCAATTATTCCCTAGCCTTTTACAACTCCGATTTTTATTAAGATGGTTCCGTTGCTCTCATTAACGAAATGGGGGGGAAAGCGAGTGGTTTCCCGCTCCCATTCTTAAAAATACGGAACCTTACTCAGGTTCAACAAACGGGGCGATTGTGGAGCAACACGAATAGAATAGTGATCTATCAGTCTTTATTTTTTTAAAAGAGCGATTATGAAATTGACTCATGTATCAGGCAATGAATGAATACCTTAAACATAATATAAAAGAAAACTTCATGAGGAGGGGGATCTCATGAGAAACGCCTACATCAAATTCGCTGTATTTTGTCTTTTTTTATTAATGGCCCTTCTTTATGTGATCATAAGGTAATAGCCCCACCCGCTGGTGAGGCTATTATTCTGCAAGGTTATGTTTAAAGGCATAAATGACCGCCTGTGTACGGTCCTGTACCCCGAGCTTACCTAAAATATTACTGACGTGTACTTTTACCGTTTTTAATGCGATAAACAACTGCTCAGAAATTTCCTGGTTCGTTTTTCCTTCGGTCATAAGCAGCAGGATCTCCATCTCTCTCGATGTTAACTGTTCATGAAGGTCTGTAGTCTGTGGTGTTCGCATTTTAGTCATAATCTTCCCGGTAACCTCTGGTTCAAGAATGGACTGCCCGCCATAAGTTGCACGAATGGCATCAGCAATTTCGCCCGCCTTAGACGTTTTCAGCATATAACTCGTAGCTCCGGCTTCAAGAGCAGGATAAACTTTCTCATCATCGAGAAAGCTCGTGACGATAATAATTTTAGCTTCCGGCCATTGATGGATGATTTTTTTCGTTGCTTCGATACCGTCCATTTCTTCCATGACAAGATCCATCAAAATAATATCTGGCCGCTGCGCTAAGGCGAGGTCAACAGCCTCTTTTCCATCATTTGCTTCAGCGACTACCTCGATATCTGACTGTGCTGATAAATAAGCGGAAACACCGATACGGACCATTTCATGATCATCAGCAAATAATACGGTAATCAAGATGGTTCTCCTCCTTTTACAACATGAGGTACTTTCACTTCAAGCCTTGTTCCTTGTTCAGACAAGCTGACAACCTTTAACATACCGCCAACTTCCAGAGCCCGCTCTTGCATATTTTGCAGCCCATATGAGCTTGTTTTTGCCTCTTCGACGTCAAATCCTATACCATCATCTACTATTCTTAAAATAATATGATCATCTCTTTCAATCAGCATCACTGTCAGCGTATTAGCTTTAGCATGCCGAAGTGTATTGGACACGGCCTCTTGCAATATCCGAAATAGCTGGTCTTCGATTCCTTTTTCAAGTGACAATGGTTCCACGGTCCAATCAATGTTCATCGGCACCTTTTGAGTCAGTTCATGTAAGAGTTCATTACACCCTTCAGCCAGTGACTTATCCTTAAGGGCCACTGGCCGCAAGTGGAGCAGCAATGCTCTCATCTCGAGCTGTGACTGATGAATCATTTTCTCCACCATAGCCATCTGTTTATCCCTCGACTCCTTGGCTGTTGTCTTGTTTTCATTAATTGCTGACATCATCATGGAAGCCGCAAATAACTGTTGGCTTACGGAATCATGAAGCTCACGTGCTAAGCGGTTCCTTTCCTGCAAAACAACCTCTTGCAGACTTTTCTCCCGCTCTTTAGCACGTTCAGAAGCTAAACGCTGGGCCGTTTCTGTCTGTTTCTTAAATCGAGCTTCTATTTGTTTCATTTTCTCTTCAATCTTCTGCAGATCTCCACGATCCACGTCATCGTACAGCACAGGATTCCCTTTGCCGATTTCATCTAGTTGATGTTCCACATAGTGAAACTTCCTCTTTAATACATAGCCCTGAGCAATTCCTATGCCTAATCCCCCAGTGACTGACAACGCTAGTGCAAGGAGAATATACGGTAAATCCAGCACTTCCCTTGCCCATAAATCTGACCAATCCTGGAGCGGAAAGGCCGAAAAGGTAAATACCAGGATAACCAGGGCAAAGAAAACAAATGATAGAAGACCGATGAGAACCTGCTTCTGCCATACGTTCATATCCGCTTCACCTCGATGTCGCCCGACACAATCGAGGTAATAATTTTAACCCGAGGCTTATTTGTAACATACTCAGGTGTGCGGTATGAGACCTGCTGATTAAATAACTTCGTTTTACGATATTGAAAAATAGCAGCCCGGCCAAGGATCGCACTATGATGTACGGCTACTTCCACTTCATAAGGGACATATATTTGCACATTTCCAACTAAATGGCGTATTGAAATGACCGCCTCATCTTCAGGGAAAACGGCATGACTAAGGTCAATA
This region includes:
- the rpiA gene encoding ribose 5-phosphate isomerase A, which translates into the protein MQWLRIMKSIHLKRLSLFFYKDLGNNKVDEVIEMTWNNSLANILNWSGEISNQSDKMQVAEQVSDFVKDGDVIGVGSGSTAFLALQAIAERVKKERMNVQTIPTSKEAALNCTVLGLPVTALTAARPDWGFDGADEVDGTKRLIKGRGGALFAEKLVMASAQKTYILVDESKFVSKLGAAFAVPIEIDPRAIHLVETKLYEAFSTEAVSLRMAASKDGPVITEAGNVLLDVKFEEITSNMEREISALPGVIESGLFLDYPVEILSV
- a CDS encoding homoserine dehydrogenase; protein product: MTIKAAILGFGTVGEGVYQILQTKRDHLTKLAGAPIELCGILVDNLSKERELPHSVFVTDQYEQILAQKPDVIFEAIVGEEPCFSYLTKAVDRHIHVVTANKVMFAKYGTRLLEQAAQKVGIGYEATTASGTPILGTITRLLQANSITKIEAILNGTSNYILSSIQNEGKGFQEALEEAQKRGFAEADPTNDIKGYDAFYKLMILSQLIYQSQPSWESVPCEGIDHITADQFNDAQQQGNKIRHIASIEEVNGELHASVKPQVLSPSHGLHSIDGVDNAIHLFGDLVGPLTLRGPGAGQLATASAMVEDFLYIWQSYPAKQLLY
- a CDS encoding RQC-minor-2 family DNA-binding protein; translation: MGLPESMTYKNDRYPYIILTPIGNMNKQIRSIGHKFERGLLSRINEVIADQVKHRSLPLDRLQRYLSVEGNTVLPVSFIKDDTLNPYLIRPELFLWTELTGEDGLPFDKRFLYDTNITHLSSEKLEQHLIEVIKDHLFVAEIAEHSRDYWLTKIAASFDKHPLVQLTQSKRDVIEAVEQMNQSALLSQLKYPEDVAMWRDHVTIVMRPFRTFPKQWFTGRMEMCRHDKQLGFYSTKRTVGCRCDHCDYTVYYHLDSDQVTLQEEFHVERARKRIETIEHQFNEIAAQNKDLTHQIQELINMKGKLRPVQHTLDEALSVARQIERYQEDAAVANAYPLLEMHHKLSCSTLPQRGSESLLIWLSRVELSDVVLFKQLLAWRNQMDDQVNAKAVDLLHQLQVRLDEAEYTEEDIIITIKGHELSYSAVQQVLDLVHYYGTDHPAHTLVQVLAGKSTNKLRRLQLHETRWFGLLAEWPPKHIQRLFNQLEKQGWLMKQRKGYSISDFAEEVM
- a CDS encoding sensor histidine kinase, with protein sequence MNVWQKQVLIGLLSFVFFALVILVFTFSAFPLQDWSDLWAREVLDLPYILLALALSVTGGLGIGIAQGYVLKRKFHYVEHQLDEIGKGNPVLYDDVDRGDLQKIEEKMKQIEARFKKQTETAQRLASERAKEREKSLQEVVLQERNRLARELHDSVSQQLFAASMMMSAINENKTTAKESRDKQMAMVEKMIHQSQLEMRALLLHLRPVALKDKSLAEGCNELLHELTQKVPMNIDWTVEPLSLEKGIEDQLFRILQEAVSNTLRHAKANTLTVMLIERDDHIILRIVDDGIGFDVEEAKTSSYGLQNMQERALEVGGMLKVVSLSEQGTRLEVKVPHVVKGGEPS
- the kynA gene encoding tryptophan 2,3-dioxygenase, translated to MSNGDSKTNENVHTDFKERMTYGEYLNLDRLLSSQNRLSEHHDEMLFIVIHQVSELWMKLILHELRAAIDLIREGEIQEALKMLSRVSKTQTQIIHAWDVLSTLTPAEYIQFRDDLGQASGFQSYQYRMVEFALGYKTPHVLKIYEKDPELHQELKNAYEAPGIYDAAIERLVEAGFKINPDLINRDYTTIYQSDATVEKAWEQVYKDVDKYWDLYQLAEKLVDIEDWFQQWRFRHMKTVERIIGHKTGTGGSSGVGYLKKVLDHRFFPELWDIRTTL
- a CDS encoding DUF4166 domain-containing protein, yielding MKSIYQQALGEKFDRLHPELQKKFGLTSDQKLMVLGQGRMTEIRGTPLILRPFLSIGSKDHLIFAERGKEVPFTLENYAYVDERGRESISYIRRFFFPYAIRGFDAVMSFDNEKQSLIDDLGKSGCLSTQMDLDVTREGGLLMHSREMRVADKFSFNGPRTSLYEHYDEKQKAFRVHVHVDHPLLGTLLMYEGLVHTEFLPITANHIPDRGILT
- a CDS encoding polysaccharide deacetylase family protein; the encoded protein is MRRLNIYIALLSLLLILTACSIFIADANEGSVKVASDPASYYDVSMVSDIEEYEKYHITIHYPQTPNDQIDQVIIDYVNQKKDAFKKRSYEVVLTSEEQSVHELHIDFDVVYQNEKVFVVEFIETADVGQKQVDVSRTVMNFDKSSGKLLELKNLFKKDTNYKEVLAQEAKEELGTQNETGHTSVSIENTALTGSSLVVYLTNEDQKRWNTSTSKVSIDKHELNDILLPEYAQKVVQTAEKKKDKTSFPKIKKSDQAPERAVEKKVALTFDNGPHPKRTPLILDMLEKYDASATFFMIGKRLKHYPEAAREVVKQGHVIGNHTWDHPSFGRLSDSQREAQLDKTQQLIHEVTGVNTKIVRLPFGGKLSEAFKDQYRVIPWTINTTENWNLTNASEIAHAVISKVEDGSIIVLSSLHSVTPEALEIILEELTAQGYSFVPVSAL
- a CDS encoding response regulator transcription factor; translated protein: MITVLFADDHEMVRIGVSAYLSAQSDIEVVAEANDGKEAVDLALAQRPDIILMDLVMEEMDGIEATKKIIHQWPEAKIIIVTSFLDDEKVYPALEAGATSYMLKTSKAGEIADAIRATYGGQSILEPEVTGKIMTKMRTPQTTDLHEQLTSREMEILLLMTEGKTNQEISEQLFIALKTVKVHVSNILGKLGVQDRTQAVIYAFKHNLAE